A single region of the Lotus japonicus ecotype B-129 chromosome 4, LjGifu_v1.2 genome encodes:
- the LOC130712820 gene encoding aspartic proteinase CDR1-like yields MIFILSGSRDACIEVSVVVPKAIVAAFWFWDQSVAGSISLISLSLPSLSLFYLSSNKQGLSFETLTLESTSGSPISFPKTGCGHRSTISSKGRSSGIIGLGGGAISLITQIGSSIDGKFSYCLVPMFLASNSLRKLKFGDTAIVSGEGTVSTPIFQGDVDVFYYITLEAISVGDKRIEFGSSSFESGQEGNIIIDSGTTLNIFPDDVYSNLESALVDAMKEERVEDPSQQMSLCYQISSKQLEIPTFTAHFKDGDVTLNALISFVQDADRVRCFAFAHSQTDAILWNWAQQSYLL; encoded by the exons ATGATCTTCATCCTTTCAGGGTCTAGGGATGCATGCATAGAAGTATCAGTTGTAGTTCCCAAGGCCATCGTAGCAGCTTTTTGGTTTTGGGACCAATCAGTTGCTGGGAGCAT CTCTCTcatatctctctctcttccatctctctctctcttctatctctcttctaACAAACAAGGCCTTAGCTTTGAAACTCTCACTTTGGAGTCAACAAGTGGCTCTCCCATCTCATTTCCAAAAACTGGATGTGGACATAGAAGTACTATTTCATCTAAGGGTCGAAGCTCTGGCATAATAGGTCTTGGAGGTGGAGCCATATCTCTAATAACTCAAATCGGTTCTTCAATTGATGGGAAATTCTCCTATTGTTTGGTGCCAATGTTTTTAGCGTCTAACt CCTTGAGAAAACTCAAATTTGGGGACACTGCTATTGTTTCTGGAGAAGGAACTGTGTCAACTCCCATTTTTCAAGGTGATGTTGATGTCTTTTACTATATAACCTTGGAAGCAATTAGTGTGGGAGACAAGAGAATAGAATTCGGAAGCTCTTCCTTTGAATCTGGTCAAGAGGGAAATATCATAATTGACTCGGGCACAACACTGAATATATTTCCAGATGATGTTTACTCCAATTTGGAATCAGCGTTGGTGGATGCGATGAAAGAAGAGCGTGTTGAAGATCCAAGTCAACAAATGAGCCTTTGTTACCAAATTTCATCAAAACAATTGGAAATTCCTACTTTCACTGCACATTTTAAGGATGGAGATGTCACTTTGAATGCTCTCATCAGTTTTGTTCAAGATGCTGATAGAGTTCGATGCTTCGCATTTGCCCATTCTCAAACTGATGCCATCCTTTGGAACTGGGCACAACAAAGTTATCTCCTTTAA